A single Thermoanaerobacterales bacterium DNA region contains:
- a CDS encoding flagellar protein FlaG: MSAAIGEVRRIEAARTVETLPHPPEGRSPGQRPVGGNNQQLPGHPGSASANEELSPALEKLAKTAPVFDCRFHFRIHEATKRVMVQVIDQETGEVLNEIPPEKILDLVAQIQELVGLLVDKKV, from the coding sequence ATGAGCGCGGCGATTGGAGAGGTGCGCCGTATCGAAGCTGCCCGGACCGTTGAGACACTTCCCCATCCCCCGGAGGGCCGCAGTCCGGGTCAACGTCCGGTTGGCGGGAATAATCAGCAACTCCCCGGGCACCCCGGCAGCGCTTCCGCTAATGAAGAGCTTTCCCCCGCCCTGGAGAAGCTGGCCAAAACCGCCCCTGTCTTTGACTGCCGCTTCCACTTCCGCATTCACGAGGCCACGAAGCGGGTAATGGTTCAGGTAATCGACCAGGAGACCGGCGAGGTCTTAAACGAGATCCCGCCGGAGAAGATCCTGGACCTGGTGGCACAGATCCAAGAGCTGGTGGGGCTCCTGGTAGATAAGAAGGTTTAA
- the fliS gene encoding flagellar export chaperone FliS, translated as MNMPNPYQQYRANNILTADPGRLALMVFTEAAKVTRQAAEALGRADTVTAHRGLLRAQELVSYLVETVDTSLEVGQGLAALYDYFHRRLVEANVNKEPAIAEEVAEMLNELRDTWEQALKTTGETSEVTSQPQEEQV; from the coding sequence ATGAATATGCCAAACCCCTACCAGCAGTACCGCGCGAACAACATCCTGACCGCCGATCCGGGCCGCCTGGCACTGATGGTCTTCACCGAGGCGGCGAAGGTCACCCGCCAGGCGGCCGAGGCCCTCGGGCGCGCCGATACGGTGACCGCCCACCGAGGGCTATTACGGGCGCAGGAGCTGGTCTCCTACCTGGTGGAGACGGTGGATACATCCCTGGAAGTCGGGCAGGGCCTGGCGGCGCTGTACGACTACTTCCATCGCCGGCTGGTCGAAGCCAATGTCAACAAGGAGCCGGCGATCGCCGAAGAGGTCGCCGAAATGTTGAATGAGTTGCGTGACACCTGGGAGCAGGCCCTCAAAACCACGGGAGAAACAAGCGAAGTTACTTCCCAGCCACAGGAGGAGCAGGTTTGA
- a CDS encoding DUF115 domain-containing protein gives MTTTVPTIEVLSAKNGQVTARAHIKDVRTIWLHSAYDPGREAVSLVSKHSLIRAGVIIVLGLGLGHHVVEVLRRIGERTPVLVVERNNEMKQLAQRHNRSLVWERFTVASNEQEIKAFLYRHKDCLKGQELVVIEHTASLQLDLHYYGEMRKRIRDYVSTLVVELATGKNLNRFIHENVFANLPGIIHDPGITAITDIFKGKPAVIVAAGPSLNKNICLLAEAKNKSAVICVGTALRAMLAEGLHPDFVVTLDPMEANYRLFTGLDPTEAFLCYEPQTHPRIPPLFAKRRFVFNSFGNPLQLWLSSLYGSKGYVEPGGSVAIAAFGIGLILGCNPIVFVGQDLAYTGGFSHAAGTVYEGRRVQALEGRLDHLEVPAINGGKVWTSRAMHGFLVRFEELFALHNDRLIIDATEGGALKRGTKVMTFREALDTYFTEEVPALEIIAAKHREASQPRPEVSARVREELETTLEEYRAWLPLLEEVVSTAQGIVDLARVLHVTPEDASGDRFAAGSARHLQEEAARLNALLKQANAGAKLIDLLSLLTFDVHLAKGPGDEARLLEQVQHILKLYGSYQSATKTMIGQLQKTLATLEMPEANPVLEGAVNQ, from the coding sequence ATGACTACAACAGTCCCGACAATTGAGGTTCTTTCTGCCAAGAACGGACAAGTGACCGCCCGTGCACATATTAAAGACGTACGTACGATATGGTTGCATAGTGCCTACGATCCCGGCCGGGAGGCTGTCTCACTTGTCAGTAAGCATTCTCTGATTCGTGCCGGAGTAATCATTGTACTCGGCCTCGGCCTTGGCCATCATGTAGTTGAAGTTCTCCGGCGGATCGGGGAAAGGACACCTGTGCTGGTGGTCGAACGCAACAATGAGATGAAGCAACTTGCTCAGAGGCACAATCGTTCTTTAGTTTGGGAACGATTTACCGTAGCCAGCAATGAACAGGAAATCAAGGCCTTCTTATACCGCCATAAGGACTGCCTTAAGGGTCAAGAGCTAGTGGTCATTGAACATACGGCATCCCTCCAGTTGGACTTACACTATTACGGAGAAATGCGAAAGCGGATCCGTGATTATGTATCCACTTTGGTCGTTGAATTAGCCACAGGGAAGAATTTAAACCGTTTCATTCATGAGAACGTATTTGCTAACCTACCAGGGATAATCCATGACCCCGGGATTACCGCAATTACTGATATTTTCAAGGGGAAGCCCGCAGTTATTGTTGCGGCCGGGCCTTCACTAAATAAAAATATTTGCTTATTAGCTGAAGCCAAAAACAAAAGCGCTGTTATTTGTGTAGGAACGGCTCTTAGGGCGATGTTAGCGGAAGGGTTGCATCCGGACTTCGTAGTCACACTTGATCCAATGGAGGCGAACTACCGACTCTTTACCGGTCTAGACCCTACGGAAGCTTTCCTATGCTATGAACCCCAAACCCATCCGAGAATCCCCCCCTTGTTCGCCAAACGACGGTTTGTATTTAATTCTTTTGGTAATCCTTTACAACTCTGGCTCAGTAGCCTTTATGGCAGCAAGGGTTATGTCGAGCCTGGAGGGTCAGTTGCTATTGCCGCTTTCGGTATTGGCCTCATCCTGGGATGCAACCCCATCGTTTTTGTAGGCCAAGACCTGGCTTACACCGGTGGGTTCAGTCATGCCGCAGGTACAGTCTACGAAGGCCGGCGGGTACAAGCACTTGAAGGACGGCTAGATCACCTTGAGGTTCCGGCTATTAACGGGGGAAAAGTCTGGACATCCCGTGCCATGCATGGCTTTTTAGTTCGTTTTGAGGAGCTTTTCGCCCTACATAACGATAGGTTGATTATTGACGCAACGGAAGGAGGAGCATTGAAGCGCGGCACAAAAGTGATGACCTTCCGGGAGGCGCTGGACACCTACTTCACCGAGGAGGTGCCGGCTCTGGAGATCATCGCCGCGAAGCACCGCGAGGCCTCGCAGCCGCGGCCGGAGGTCTCGGCGCGGGTACGCGAGGAACTGGAGACGACTCTCGAAGAATACCGCGCCTGGCTGCCTCTCCTGGAAGAGGTGGTGTCCACGGCGCAGGGCATCGTAGACCTCGCGCGGGTCCTGCACGTCACGCCGGAGGATGCGTCCGGCGACCGTTTCGCAGCCGGCTCTGCGCGTCATCTCCAGGAGGAGGCCGCACGGCTGAACGCCCTTTTGAAACAGGCGAATGCCGGGGCAAAGTTGATTGACCTCCTCAGCCTGCTGACCTTTGACGTCCACCTGGCGAAGGGGCCGGGAGACGAGGCTCGGCTGCTGGAACAGGTGCAGCACATCCTCAAGCTATATGGCAGCTACCAGAGCGCCACAAAGACGATGATCGGCCAGTTGCAGAAGACTCTGGCCACCCTCGAAATGCCAGAAGCGAATCCGGTCTTGGAAGGAGCGGTGAACCAATGA
- a CDS encoding flagellar hook-associated protein 2: protein MTTYFSPVNRMTGLASGLDIDQIVQDLMRAERAPLDRLLQQKQIMEWQRADYRSINQVLYDFRTNHAFNLSLTKTFQAYKATSSNEAVVTATPGSGAQTGTYNITVHRLAQVASDISSDTLSADPVNNKIDPTQTLDSQAAKFRVAMSGTSHQFSITTYKPDGTPITESFTVDSTTDSLNDVLARINAKSSILGVTAFYESSTDKVVISTTRTGDYATNEIEISDVTGNFALGTLQLAATAQGTDALVDINGLTGIKQHENTFTLNNVTFNLEGTSTDAVLVTVARDNEAIFNTIKIFVEQYNATLDKLYAELKEERYPDYLPLTDDQKKEMSDREIEQWEEKAKSGLLKGDALLNDITYKLRNALSTPVAGADPTLDRLFDLGITTGGYWEGGKLYIDETKLREKIAADPDAVANLFTKSSDVYEEQGLGVRLAYELQNAIDRLSDKAGSVYTSTLYDQSYLSRSIRELNDRIAATEDRLAQIEDRYWRQFTAMEQYIAQMNAQASWLTQQFSMYGG from the coding sequence GTGACCACTTATTTCAGCCCCGTGAACCGTATGACCGGCCTGGCCTCGGGCCTCGATATCGACCAAATCGTGCAGGACCTGATGCGCGCGGAGCGGGCACCCCTTGACCGCCTGCTCCAGCAGAAGCAGATCATGGAATGGCAGCGGGCCGATTACCGGAGCATTAACCAGGTGCTGTACGACTTCCGGACGAACCACGCCTTCAACCTGTCGCTGACCAAGACCTTCCAGGCCTATAAGGCCACGTCCAGCAATGAGGCTGTGGTTACGGCCACGCCGGGAAGCGGCGCTCAAACAGGTACTTATAATATCACCGTGCACCGCCTGGCCCAGGTCGCATCCGACATTAGTAGCGATACCCTTTCCGCCGACCCCGTTAACAACAAAATCGATCCCACGCAGACCCTCGACAGCCAGGCGGCAAAGTTTCGCGTCGCGATGAGCGGTACGAGTCACCAGTTTTCCATCACCACCTATAAGCCTGACGGGACCCCCATCACCGAAAGCTTTACCGTCGATAGTACGACGGACAGCCTGAATGACGTCCTCGCCCGCATCAACGCCAAGTCTTCTATTCTGGGCGTGACCGCCTTCTACGAGTCCAGCACCGACAAGGTCGTGATCTCCACCACCCGGACCGGCGACTATGCCACAAACGAAATCGAAATCTCCGATGTTACGGGCAACTTCGCCCTGGGTACCCTGCAACTGGCGGCCACGGCGCAGGGCACCGACGCCCTTGTAGATATCAACGGGCTGACCGGTATCAAGCAACATGAAAACACCTTCACCCTAAACAATGTGACCTTCAACCTGGAAGGCACCTCTACCGACGCCGTCCTCGTCACGGTTGCACGAGATAACGAAGCAATCTTTAACACTATCAAGATATTCGTCGAGCAGTACAACGCCACCCTGGACAAGCTCTACGCCGAGCTGAAGGAGGAACGCTACCCGGACTATCTCCCGCTCACGGACGACCAGAAGAAGGAGATGTCCGACCGGGAGATCGAGCAGTGGGAGGAGAAAGCAAAGAGCGGCCTTTTGAAGGGCGACGCGCTGTTGAATGACATAACCTACAAGCTCCGCAACGCCCTGAGCACGCCGGTAGCCGGGGCCGACCCGACGCTGGACCGCCTCTTTGACCTGGGTATTACCACCGGCGGGTACTGGGAGGGCGGCAAGCTGTATATCGACGAGACCAAGCTGCGCGAAAAGATTGCGGCCGACCCCGACGCGGTGGCGAACCTGTTCACCAAGAGCAGCGATGTCTATGAGGAACAGGGCCTGGGAGTGCGCCTTGCGTACGAACTGCAGAACGCCATCGACCGCTTGAGCGATAAGGCCGGCAGTGTTTACACTTCGACTCTTTATGACCAGAGCTACCTCTCCCGCTCGATCCGCGAGCTGAACGACCGAATCGCGGCCACCGAGGACCGGCTGGCCCAGATTGAGGACCGTTACTGGCGGCAGTTCACGGCCATGGAGCAGTACATCGCGCAGATGAACGCCCAGGCGAGCTGGCTGACTCAGCAGTTCAGCATGTACGGAGGTTAA